A single region of the Montipora capricornis isolate CH-2021 chromosome 13, ASM3666992v2, whole genome shotgun sequence genome encodes:
- the LOC138028583 gene encoding collagen triple helix repeat-containing protein 1-like isoform X1, translating into MELHLLRVVLLFFLTAQQCNGQSQCLQGPPGQPGIPGTPGTPGKPGPPGFCRRWKQCAWKYDNSKDGRDSGQVHECDFVKLRGDSYLRVVYMGNIRITGCTNCCKRWYFTFNYAECSNPAPIDGSLYQNLDLNIHRPNNIEGYCGGIAAGKVRVGFSVGSCPVPYNSRGDAWTSWNQVNRIIIEEVEPPVA; encoded by the exons ATGGAGTTGCATCTATTACgcgttgttttgctgtttttcctAACTGCGCAACAGTGCAATGGACAATCG CAGTGTCTTCAAGGCCCACCTGGTCAGCCAGGCATCCCAGGAACTCCTGGAACCCCAGGAAAACCAGGACCACCTGGATTTTGCAGACGATGGAAACAGTGTGCTTGGAAATATGATAACTCAAAGGATGGAAGAGACAGTGGACAAGTACAT GAATGCGACTTTGTGAAACTGAGGGGTGATTCATACCTTCGTGTGGTTTACATGGGAAACATTCGCATCACAGGCTGTACAAACTGCTGTAAAAGATGGTACTTTACCTTCAACTATGCAGAGTGTAGCAACCCAGCCCCAATTGATGGTTCCCTGTACCAAAATCTGGACTTGAACATTCATCGAcctaataacatagagggctaCTGTGGTGGGATTGCTGCTGGGAAAGTACGAGTTGGTTTCAGCGTTGGAAGTTGTCCCGTCCCATACAACTCTCGTGGTGATGCGTGGACAAGCTGGAATCAGGTGAACAGGATCATTATCGAGGAAGTGGAACCGCCAGTTGCTTAA
- the LOC138028583 gene encoding collagen triple helix repeat-containing protein 1-like isoform X2 — MELHLLRVVLLFFLTAQQCNGQSCLQGPPGQPGIPGTPGTPGKPGPPGFCRRWKQCAWKYDNSKDGRDSGQVHECDFVKLRGDSYLRVVYMGNIRITGCTNCCKRWYFTFNYAECSNPAPIDGSLYQNLDLNIHRPNNIEGYCGGIAAGKVRVGFSVGSCPVPYNSRGDAWTSWNQVNRIIIEEVEPPVA; from the exons ATGGAGTTGCATCTATTACgcgttgttttgctgtttttcctAACTGCGCAACAGTGCAATGGACAATCG TGTCTTCAAGGCCCACCTGGTCAGCCAGGCATCCCAGGAACTCCTGGAACCCCAGGAAAACCAGGACCACCTGGATTTTGCAGACGATGGAAACAGTGTGCTTGGAAATATGATAACTCAAAGGATGGAAGAGACAGTGGACAAGTACAT GAATGCGACTTTGTGAAACTGAGGGGTGATTCATACCTTCGTGTGGTTTACATGGGAAACATTCGCATCACAGGCTGTACAAACTGCTGTAAAAGATGGTACTTTACCTTCAACTATGCAGAGTGTAGCAACCCAGCCCCAATTGATGGTTCCCTGTACCAAAATCTGGACTTGAACATTCATCGAcctaataacatagagggctaCTGTGGTGGGATTGCTGCTGGGAAAGTACGAGTTGGTTTCAGCGTTGGAAGTTGTCCCGTCCCATACAACTCTCGTGGTGATGCGTGGACAAGCTGGAATCAGGTGAACAGGATCATTATCGAGGAAGTGGAACCGCCAGTTGCTTAA